A region of Triplophysa rosa linkage group LG16, Trosa_1v2, whole genome shotgun sequence DNA encodes the following proteins:
- the dennd3a gene encoding DENN domain-containing protein 3 isoform X2: MADTVPSGLLEACVVVGVSDDHLTELCQLQGKDGELPPVEVEVLQVHAPPFVKRESSCDGLDSSHAPAFSRAQRRRSFKKKRERPVSANIDSASQSAVATSEDLSVPQNIDLMALQQLCFPDGLRITNESREDSYHFLVFTDVFGNQTHGVVAQYCKPVQFYQDGNRSSKLPRLYTTYSICVISKYPYYNALRDCLSCFLLQLKTVRMSEFEETVKEFSAKLALVPIPPPGQLHVVFNLRPLGIELPSRLDADRPVVDLDLHLPFLCFQPKQILQIISGLLMERRLVFLSTDWSKLTLMAECFMIFIHPLRWQHPFVPVLSRQMLDFIMAPTAYLMGCHTFHFDDVTEEIEDLVLIDIDRGTVISSSSSTPEVLDVPQAAKDCFLFRCEDLQLHYDLELCNSSTHTDINDVRAHRRHWQHTLNTIIMNVTMELIVNIFSDVREFLNYEHRVFNSEEFLRSREPEDHNIYKKVLDTHIFHSFLRDRLNKRDDAFTRMEMSNRSETRRIRAMTESPRRPTVEEIRKFSRPENGLHKRLGMSMPNLADDRVLNAPVRHMSMKTMFSQCGTWNPSRSIKTFKLPEFPPPLAFQYVQNYYSDLISQLTKAIAMATPDDSALLARYHYLRGLVNSVAGRRVDALGDFQSLYKTDVDIFPSQLVNTLVDSLPAEERQTAERRTELKRLISRVKRDNERERARTLDGGTVKRFELPKKHLHLDDFVRRVQESGIVKDLGTIRRLFDALTVGQQKQVDPEIFCFFYNFWKETEAAAQDVELPAVVLEHLESNECVYKLSSSVKTSHGVGKIAMTQRRLFLLTEGRPGYVEITKFRDIEDVKISSAAFLLLRIPSLKIKTSLRKETFEANLKSECDLWHLMIKEMWAGRKMADDHKDPQFMDQTLTNALLMDAVVGSLQTQKAIYAASKLSYFDKMKSEVPMMVPKTTSETLKHKINPSLDVTSPQAVDVLCYTPGQLGVADLDGGGNPKLWCAMGDGKVLVFDAASWSMQHSSVQVGASRLNCMLAVNSQQLWIGSQDSLIYIINPRSTSCNKHLTEHRVAVTGFALEERADKFSQTVAYSCSADGSVIVWDVSTLQVKRQFRVSCDGLRSVQIHDGMLWCCARDGLTEVRRNGAVHRKVSLPVHLSSSPGGFSSFLLFNESEQLWAGFADAGEICMWHCRDVSRPIIRIQLKDCAGVVCMIKVKKQIWVGCRGRSVAGKSRGKIYVVNTEQCVVEKELIAHTDCVQTLCSAEDRYVLSGAAQTDGKIGIWKVE, translated from the exons ATGGCGGACACCGTCCCGTCTGGTCTGTTGGAGGCGTGTGTTGTCGTCGGAGTATCAGACGACCATTTGACAGAGTTATGTCAG CTTCAGGGCAAAGACGGAGAGCTCCCCCCGGTGGAGGTGGAGGTGTTACAGGTTCACGCTCCTCCGTTTGTTAAGAGAGAGAGTTCATGTGACGGTCTGGACAGTTCTCACGCTCCGGCCTTCAGCAGAGCCCAGAGACGACGCTCGTtcaagaagaagagagagagacccgTCTCCGCCAACATCGACTCTGCCAGCCAATCAGCAGTCGCCACCTCAGAGGACCTCAGCGTACCTCAAAACATCGACCTCATGGCCCTGCAGCAGCTCTGTTTCCCAG ATGGTTTGAGGATAACCAATGAGAGCAGAGAAGACTCGTATCATTTCCTGGTGTTCACGGATGTGTTTGGGAATCAGACGCATGGTGTGGTGGCTCAGTACTGTAAACCGGTTCAG TTTTATCAGGACGGCAACCGGTCCTCCAAACTCCCGCGCTTGTACACGACGTACAGCATATGTGTCATTTCCAAATACCCCTATTATAATGCACTCCGAGACTGTCTGTCCTG TTTCTTGCTTCAGCTGAAGACCGTCCGCATGTCTGAGTTTGAAGAGACGGTGAAGGAGTTCTCGGCTAAGTTGGCCCTGGTGCCCATCCCTCCTCCAGGACAGCTGCACGTG GTGTTTAACCTCAGACCTCTTGGCATTGAGCTTCCTTCGAGACTGGATGCGGATCGGCCCGTGGTGGATCTTGATCTTCATCTGCCGTTCTTGTGTTTCCAACCCAAACAGATCCTGCAG ATCATCAGCGGTCTTCTGATGGAGCGCAGGCTGGTGTTTCTCTCCACCGATTGGTCCAAACTCACACTGATGGCTGAGTGTTTCATGATCTTCATTCATCCTCTGCGCTGGCAGCATCCGTTTGTGCCCGTGCTGTCCCGTCAGATGCTGGACTTCATCATGGCCCCCACCGCCTACCTGATGGGCTGCCACACCTTTCATTTCGATGATGTCACCGAG gAAATTGAGGATCTGGTTCTTATAGACATCGATCGAGGAACCGTGATCTCTTCCAGTTCAAGCACTCCAGAGGTTTTAGACGTGCCGCAGGCGGCAAAAGATTGTTTTCTATTCCG GTGTGAGGATTTGCAGCTGCACTATGATCTGGAGTTGTGTaacagcagcacacacacagacatcaacgATGTGCGCGCTCACAGGAGACACTGGCAACACACGCTCAACACCATCATCATGAACGTCACCATGGAGCTGATCGTCAACATCTTCAG TGATGTGCGTGAGTTCCTGAACTATGAGCATCGTGTTTTCAACAGTGAAGAGTTCCTCAGGTCCAGAGAGCCAGAAGATCACAATATCTACAAGAAG gttttAGACACTCATATATTTCACTCATTTCTGAGAGATCGTTTGAACAAAAGGGACGACGCCTTCACTCGTATGGAGATGAGCAACCGCTCAGAGACTCGCAG GATAAGGGCCATGACGGAGTCTCCACGCAGACCCACTGTGGAGGAGATCCGTAAGTTCTCCAGACCTGAGAACGGTCTGCACAAGAGGCTGGGGATGAGCATGCCTAACCTGGCCGATGACCGAGTACTAAACGCACCGGTCCGACACATGTCAATGAAGACCATGTTCTCACAGTGCG GCACCTGGAATCCCTCAAGATCAATCAAGACCTTTAAACTCCCAGAATTCCCTCCTCCACTGGCCTTTCAGTACGTTCAGAACTATTACTCTGATCTCATCAGTCAGCTGACTAAAGCCATCGCCATGGCGACCCCAGACGACTCCGCCCTCCTGGCCCGTTATCATTACCTGCGCGGGCTGGTGAATTCTGTCGCCGGGAGACGCGTGGACGCTCTCGGAGACTTCCAGAGCTTGTACAAGACAGACGTGGATATCTTTCCCTCTCAGCTGGTGAACACGCTGGTGGATTCTCTGCCGGCCGAGGAGAGACAGACGGCCGAGAGGCGCACCGAGTTAAAGCGTCTGATCAGCCGGGTGAAGAGGGACAATGAGCGGGAGCGAGCGCGCACGCTGGACGGCGGTACGGTCAAGAGGTTTGAACTGCCAAAGAAACACCTGCATCTGGATGATTTTGTGCGGCGCGTGCAGGAGTCGGGCATCGTGAAGGATCTGGGCACCATCCGTCGACTGTTCGATGCTCTCACTGTGG GTCAGCAGAAGCAGGTGGATCCAGAGATCTTCTGTTTCTTCTATAACTTCTGGAAGGAGACTGAAGCGGCAGCTCAAGACGTGGAGTTACCGGCCGTGGTCCTGGAACACCTGGAGAGTAATGAATGTGTGTACAAGCTCTCGTCTTCAGTCAAGACCAGCCACGGCGTGGGAAAAATCGCCATGACCCAGCGCAGGCTTTTCCTGCTGACGGAGGGACGGCCCGGATACGTCGAGATCACAAAGTTCAGAGATATTGAG GACGTGAAGATCTCTTCAGCTGCGTTTCTTCTTCTGAGGATCCCATCCCTGAAGATCAAGACGTCCCTCAGGAAGGAAACGTTCGAGGCGAACCTGAAGTCTGAGTGTGACCTCTGGCATCTGATGATTAAGGAGATGTGGGCCGGGAGGAAGATGGCGGATGATCATAAG GATCCTCAGTTTATGGATCAGACTCTGACTAACGCTCTGCTGATGGACGCTGTGGTGGGCAGTCTACAGACTCAGAAAGCCATCTACGCTGCTTCCAAGCTCTCATACTTTGACAAGATGAAATCAGAGG TTCCCATGATGGTTCCTAAGACGACGTCTGAGACCCTGAAGCACAAGATCAACCCGTCACTGGATGTGACATCACCTCAAGCTGTGGATGTTCTGTGCTACACTCCTG GTCAGCTGGGTGTGGCGGATCTGGACGGAGGTGGAAACCCAAAGCTCTGGTGTGCGATGGGCGATGGGAAGGTTCTGGTGTTTGATGCTGCCAGCTGGTCCATGCAGCACAGCTCCGTTCAAGTGGGAGCGTCACGTCTG AACTGTATGCTGGCGGTGAATTCACAGCAGCTGTGGATCGGCTCGCAGGACTCACTCATTTACATCATAAACCCTCGCAGCACGTCCTGCAATAAACATCTGACGGAGCATCGCGTGGCCGTCACCGGATTCGCTCTGGAGGAGAGAGCTGACAAATTCAG TCAGACGGTGGCGTACTCGTGCAGCGCAGACGGCAGTGTGATCGTATGGGACGTGTCCACGCTTCAGGTCAAGCGGCAGTTCAGAGTGTCGTGTGATGGGCTGCGCTCCGTTCAGATTCACGACGGCATGTTGTGGTGCT GTGCACGTGATGGTCTGACAGAAGTTCGCAGGAACGGCGCTGTGCATCGTAAGGTGTCACTTCCTGTTCACCTGTCGAGTTCTCCGGGGGGATTCAGCAGCTTTCTGCTCTTTAATGAG TCTGAGCAGCTGTGGGCCGGTTTCGCAGACGCAGGTGAGATCTGCATGTGGCACTGCAGAGACGTGAGCAGACCCATCATCAGAATCCAGCTGAAAGACTGCGCAGGTGTCGTCTGCATGATCAAAGTCAAAAAACAG ATCTGGGTGGGCTGTCGCGGACGCAGCGTCGCAGGGAAATCTCGTGGCAAGATCTACGTGGTGAACACGGAGCAATGCGTCGTGGAGAAGGAGCTGATCGCACACACCGACTGCGTGCAGACGCTTTGCTCGGCTGAAGACCGATACGTGCTCAGTGGAGCTGCTCAGACCGACGGCAAGATCGGCATATGGAAGGTCGAGTAA
- the klhl7 gene encoding kelch-like protein 7 isoform X1, whose translation MWMSMMSLASTSCEKTPGSKKKSEKKTASKEEYRLLSNIMGVMNNLRKQGILCDVILVVQGKHILAHRVVLAAASHFFNLMFTSSMMEATNHEVELGGAEPEIIESLVEFVYTARISVNSNNVQSLLNAANQYQIEPVKKMCVDFLKEQVDATNCLGISALAECLNCPELKVAADDFIHQHFTDVYKMDEFLQLDVKQVTYLLQQDTLTVRAEDQIYDAAVRWLKYDVLNRQQYIVDILGKVRFPLVSKNFLSKTVQAEPLIQDNPECLKMVICGMRYHLLSPEDREELGESSRPRRKKHDYRIALFGGSQPQSCRYFNPKDYSWTDIRCPFEKRRDATSVFWDNVVYILGGSQLFPIKRMDCYNVVKDSWYSKLGPPNPRDSLAACASKGKIYTSGGSEVGSSALNLFECYDTRTETWQTKPNMLMPRCSHGSVEANGLIYVCGGSLGNNVSGRVLNDCEVYDPSTEEWRVLCGMREARKNHGLVVVNSRIYAVGGQNTLGGLDSVEYYEIGSNEWKMASPMPWRGVTVKCAAVASVIYVLAGFQGVGRLGHIMEYYTETDKWVVSSKVRAFPVTSCLICLVDTCGTNEEDMNSTSLPSSSADGRL comes from the exons ATGTGGATGAGCATGATGAGTTTGGCCTCCACATCATGCGAAAAAACACCAGGATCCAAGAAAAAAAGCGAGAAGAAGACCGCGTCCAAAGAGGAATACAGATTACTGTCCAATATCATGGGAGTGATGAATAACCTGAGGAAACAG GGAATCCTGTGTGATGTCATCCTGGTGGTTCAGGGGAAACACATCCTGGCACACAGAGTGGTGCTGGCAGCTGCCAGTCACTTCTTCAACCTCATGTTCACAT CAAGTATGATGGAGGCCACGAATCATGAGGTGGAGCTCGGTGGAGCTGAGCCGGAGATCATTGAGTCACTGGTGGAGTTTGTCTACACTGCGCG GATTTCAGTGAACAGTAATAATGTTCAGTCTCTACTGAACGCTGCTAACCAGTACCAGATCGAGCCGGTGAAGAAAATGTGTGTGGacttcttaaaggaacaggtcGATGCCACCAACTGCTTAG GCATCAGTGCCCTGGCCGAGTGTCTAAATTGTCCTGAGCTGAAGGTCGCTGCAGACGATTTCATCCACCAGCACTTCACAGACGTCTATAAGATGGATGAGTTTCTCCAGCTGGATGTTAAACAGGTGACATACCTGCTCCAGCAGGACACACTCACCGTCCGAGCGGAAGACCAG atatATGACGCGGCCGTGCGCTGGCTCAAGTATGATGTGTTGAATCGGCAGCAGTACATTGTGGACATTTTGGGAAAAGTTCGATTTCCTCTCGTATCCAAAAACTTCCTCAGTAAAACGGTCCAGGCTGAGCCGCTGATTCAGGACAATCCAGAGTGCTTGAAGATGGTCATCT GTGGGATGCGTTATCATCTGTTGTCTCCGGAGGACCGTGAGGAACTCGGTGAAAGCAGTCGACCTCGCCGCAAGAAACACGACTATCGCATCGCTCTGTTCGGTGGCTCGCAGCCTCAGTCCTGTCGATACTTTAACCCAAAG GACTACAGCTGGACGGACATTCGCTGTCCCTTCGAGAAACGACGAGACGCCACGTCTGTGTTTTGGGATAATGTTGTTTACATTCTGGGCGGCTCTCAGCTCTTCCCCATTAAACGCATGGACTGTTATAATGTTGTGAAGGACAGCTGGTACTCTAAACTCGGACCCCCCAATCCACGAGACAGTCTGGCCGCCTGCGCCTCGAAAGGAAAGATCTACACCTCAGGAGGATCTGAAGTGG GAAGCTCTGCTCTGAATCTCTTCGAGTGTTATGACACGCGCACAGAGACGTGGCAGACGAAGCCCAACATGTTGATGCCTCGCTGCAGTCACGGCTCGGTGGAAGCCAACGGTCTCATCTACGTCTGCGGTGGGAGTCTGGGCAACAACGTATCGGGTCGAGTGCTGAACGACTGTGAGGTGTATGACCCCAGCACAGAAGA GTGGAGGGTTCTGTGTGGGATGAGAGAGGCCCGGAAGAATCACGGTCTGGTGGTGGTGAACTCAAGAATATACGCCGTCGGTGGACAGAACACACTGG GTGGACTGGACTCAGTGGAATATTACGAGATCGGCAGTAATGAGTGGAAGATGGCGTCGCCGATGCCCTGGAGGGGTGTGACTGTGAAGTGCGCCGCCGTGGCCTCCGTCATCTACGTGCTGGCCGGGTTTCAGGGTGTGGGGCGATTGGGTCACATCATGGAATATTACACGGAGACAGACAAATGGGTCGTGTCCAGTAAAGTACGTGCCTTCCCCGTCACCAGCTGCCTGATCTGTCTGGTGGACACGTGTGGCACCAACGAGGAGGACATGAATTCCACATCTTTACCCTCCTCCTCTGCGGATGGGAGACTGTAG
- the dennd3a gene encoding DENN domain-containing protein 3 isoform X1 gives MADTVPSGLLEACVVVGVSDDHLTELCQLQGKDGELPPVEVEVLQVHAPPFVKRESSCDGLDSSHAPAFSRAQRRRSFKKKRERPVSANIDSASQSAVATSEDLSVPQNIDLMALQQLCFPDGLRITNESREDSYHFLVFTDVFGNQTHGVVAQYCKPVQFYQDGNRSSKLPRLYTTYSICVISKYPYYNALRDCLSCFLLQLKTVRMSEFEETVKEFSAKLALVPIPPPGQLHVVFNLRPLGIELPSRLDADRPVVDLDLHLPFLCFQPKQILQIISGLLMERRLVFLSTDWSKLTLMAECFMIFIHPLRWQHPFVPVLSRQMLDFIMAPTAYLMGCHTFHFDDVTEEIEDLVLIDIDRGTVISSSSSTPEVLDVPQAAKDCFLFRCEDLQLHYDLELCNSSTHTDINDVRAHRRHWQHTLNTIIMNVTMELIVNIFSDVREFLNYEHRVFNSEEFLRSREPEDHNIYKKVLDTHIFHSFLRDRLNKRDDAFTRMEMSNRSETRRIRAMTESPRRPTVEEIRKFSRPENGLHKRLGMSMPNLADDRVLNAPVRHMSMKTMFSQCGTWNPSRSIKTFKLPEFPPPLAFQYVQNYYSDLISQLTKAIAMATPDDSALLARYHYLRGLVNSVAGRRVDALGDFQSLYKTDVDIFPSQLVNTLVDSLPAEERQTAERRTELKRLISRVKRDNERERARTLDGGTVKRFELPKKHLHLDDFVRRVQESGIVKDLGTIRRLFDALTVGLEATSQSVFYLEVEGQQKQVDPEIFCFFYNFWKETEAAAQDVELPAVVLEHLESNECVYKLSSSVKTSHGVGKIAMTQRRLFLLTEGRPGYVEITKFRDIEDVKISSAAFLLLRIPSLKIKTSLRKETFEANLKSECDLWHLMIKEMWAGRKMADDHKDPQFMDQTLTNALLMDAVVGSLQTQKAIYAASKLSYFDKMKSEVPMMVPKTTSETLKHKINPSLDVTSPQAVDVLCYTPGQLGVADLDGGGNPKLWCAMGDGKVLVFDAASWSMQHSSVQVGASRLNCMLAVNSQQLWIGSQDSLIYIINPRSTSCNKHLTEHRVAVTGFALEERADKFSQTVAYSCSADGSVIVWDVSTLQVKRQFRVSCDGLRSVQIHDGMLWCCARDGLTEVRRNGAVHRKVSLPVHLSSSPGGFSSFLLFNESEQLWAGFADAGEICMWHCRDVSRPIIRIQLKDCAGVVCMIKVKKQIWVGCRGRSVAGKSRGKIYVVNTEQCVVEKELIAHTDCVQTLCSAEDRYVLSGAAQTDGKIGIWKVE, from the exons ATGGCGGACACCGTCCCGTCTGGTCTGTTGGAGGCGTGTGTTGTCGTCGGAGTATCAGACGACCATTTGACAGAGTTATGTCAG CTTCAGGGCAAAGACGGAGAGCTCCCCCCGGTGGAGGTGGAGGTGTTACAGGTTCACGCTCCTCCGTTTGTTAAGAGAGAGAGTTCATGTGACGGTCTGGACAGTTCTCACGCTCCGGCCTTCAGCAGAGCCCAGAGACGACGCTCGTtcaagaagaagagagagagacccgTCTCCGCCAACATCGACTCTGCCAGCCAATCAGCAGTCGCCACCTCAGAGGACCTCAGCGTACCTCAAAACATCGACCTCATGGCCCTGCAGCAGCTCTGTTTCCCAG ATGGTTTGAGGATAACCAATGAGAGCAGAGAAGACTCGTATCATTTCCTGGTGTTCACGGATGTGTTTGGGAATCAGACGCATGGTGTGGTGGCTCAGTACTGTAAACCGGTTCAG TTTTATCAGGACGGCAACCGGTCCTCCAAACTCCCGCGCTTGTACACGACGTACAGCATATGTGTCATTTCCAAATACCCCTATTATAATGCACTCCGAGACTGTCTGTCCTG TTTCTTGCTTCAGCTGAAGACCGTCCGCATGTCTGAGTTTGAAGAGACGGTGAAGGAGTTCTCGGCTAAGTTGGCCCTGGTGCCCATCCCTCCTCCAGGACAGCTGCACGTG GTGTTTAACCTCAGACCTCTTGGCATTGAGCTTCCTTCGAGACTGGATGCGGATCGGCCCGTGGTGGATCTTGATCTTCATCTGCCGTTCTTGTGTTTCCAACCCAAACAGATCCTGCAG ATCATCAGCGGTCTTCTGATGGAGCGCAGGCTGGTGTTTCTCTCCACCGATTGGTCCAAACTCACACTGATGGCTGAGTGTTTCATGATCTTCATTCATCCTCTGCGCTGGCAGCATCCGTTTGTGCCCGTGCTGTCCCGTCAGATGCTGGACTTCATCATGGCCCCCACCGCCTACCTGATGGGCTGCCACACCTTTCATTTCGATGATGTCACCGAG gAAATTGAGGATCTGGTTCTTATAGACATCGATCGAGGAACCGTGATCTCTTCCAGTTCAAGCACTCCAGAGGTTTTAGACGTGCCGCAGGCGGCAAAAGATTGTTTTCTATTCCG GTGTGAGGATTTGCAGCTGCACTATGATCTGGAGTTGTGTaacagcagcacacacacagacatcaacgATGTGCGCGCTCACAGGAGACACTGGCAACACACGCTCAACACCATCATCATGAACGTCACCATGGAGCTGATCGTCAACATCTTCAG TGATGTGCGTGAGTTCCTGAACTATGAGCATCGTGTTTTCAACAGTGAAGAGTTCCTCAGGTCCAGAGAGCCAGAAGATCACAATATCTACAAGAAG gttttAGACACTCATATATTTCACTCATTTCTGAGAGATCGTTTGAACAAAAGGGACGACGCCTTCACTCGTATGGAGATGAGCAACCGCTCAGAGACTCGCAG GATAAGGGCCATGACGGAGTCTCCACGCAGACCCACTGTGGAGGAGATCCGTAAGTTCTCCAGACCTGAGAACGGTCTGCACAAGAGGCTGGGGATGAGCATGCCTAACCTGGCCGATGACCGAGTACTAAACGCACCGGTCCGACACATGTCAATGAAGACCATGTTCTCACAGTGCG GCACCTGGAATCCCTCAAGATCAATCAAGACCTTTAAACTCCCAGAATTCCCTCCTCCACTGGCCTTTCAGTACGTTCAGAACTATTACTCTGATCTCATCAGTCAGCTGACTAAAGCCATCGCCATGGCGACCCCAGACGACTCCGCCCTCCTGGCCCGTTATCATTACCTGCGCGGGCTGGTGAATTCTGTCGCCGGGAGACGCGTGGACGCTCTCGGAGACTTCCAGAGCTTGTACAAGACAGACGTGGATATCTTTCCCTCTCAGCTGGTGAACACGCTGGTGGATTCTCTGCCGGCCGAGGAGAGACAGACGGCCGAGAGGCGCACCGAGTTAAAGCGTCTGATCAGCCGGGTGAAGAGGGACAATGAGCGGGAGCGAGCGCGCACGCTGGACGGCGGTACGGTCAAGAGGTTTGAACTGCCAAAGAAACACCTGCATCTGGATGATTTTGTGCGGCGCGTGCAGGAGTCGGGCATCGTGAAGGATCTGGGCACCATCCGTCGACTGTTCGATGCTCTCACTGTGG GTCTGGAAGCCACATCGCAGTCTGTATTTTACCTTGAGGTGGAGG GTCAGCAGAAGCAGGTGGATCCAGAGATCTTCTGTTTCTTCTATAACTTCTGGAAGGAGACTGAAGCGGCAGCTCAAGACGTGGAGTTACCGGCCGTGGTCCTGGAACACCTGGAGAGTAATGAATGTGTGTACAAGCTCTCGTCTTCAGTCAAGACCAGCCACGGCGTGGGAAAAATCGCCATGACCCAGCGCAGGCTTTTCCTGCTGACGGAGGGACGGCCCGGATACGTCGAGATCACAAAGTTCAGAGATATTGAG GACGTGAAGATCTCTTCAGCTGCGTTTCTTCTTCTGAGGATCCCATCCCTGAAGATCAAGACGTCCCTCAGGAAGGAAACGTTCGAGGCGAACCTGAAGTCTGAGTGTGACCTCTGGCATCTGATGATTAAGGAGATGTGGGCCGGGAGGAAGATGGCGGATGATCATAAG GATCCTCAGTTTATGGATCAGACTCTGACTAACGCTCTGCTGATGGACGCTGTGGTGGGCAGTCTACAGACTCAGAAAGCCATCTACGCTGCTTCCAAGCTCTCATACTTTGACAAGATGAAATCAGAGG TTCCCATGATGGTTCCTAAGACGACGTCTGAGACCCTGAAGCACAAGATCAACCCGTCACTGGATGTGACATCACCTCAAGCTGTGGATGTTCTGTGCTACACTCCTG GTCAGCTGGGTGTGGCGGATCTGGACGGAGGTGGAAACCCAAAGCTCTGGTGTGCGATGGGCGATGGGAAGGTTCTGGTGTTTGATGCTGCCAGCTGGTCCATGCAGCACAGCTCCGTTCAAGTGGGAGCGTCACGTCTG AACTGTATGCTGGCGGTGAATTCACAGCAGCTGTGGATCGGCTCGCAGGACTCACTCATTTACATCATAAACCCTCGCAGCACGTCCTGCAATAAACATCTGACGGAGCATCGCGTGGCCGTCACCGGATTCGCTCTGGAGGAGAGAGCTGACAAATTCAG TCAGACGGTGGCGTACTCGTGCAGCGCAGACGGCAGTGTGATCGTATGGGACGTGTCCACGCTTCAGGTCAAGCGGCAGTTCAGAGTGTCGTGTGATGGGCTGCGCTCCGTTCAGATTCACGACGGCATGTTGTGGTGCT GTGCACGTGATGGTCTGACAGAAGTTCGCAGGAACGGCGCTGTGCATCGTAAGGTGTCACTTCCTGTTCACCTGTCGAGTTCTCCGGGGGGATTCAGCAGCTTTCTGCTCTTTAATGAG TCTGAGCAGCTGTGGGCCGGTTTCGCAGACGCAGGTGAGATCTGCATGTGGCACTGCAGAGACGTGAGCAGACCCATCATCAGAATCCAGCTGAAAGACTGCGCAGGTGTCGTCTGCATGATCAAAGTCAAAAAACAG ATCTGGGTGGGCTGTCGCGGACGCAGCGTCGCAGGGAAATCTCGTGGCAAGATCTACGTGGTGAACACGGAGCAATGCGTCGTGGAGAAGGAGCTGATCGCACACACCGACTGCGTGCAGACGCTTTGCTCGGCTGAAGACCGATACGTGCTCAGTGGAGCTGCTCAGACCGACGGCAAGATCGGCATATGGAAGGTCGAGTAA
- the klhl7 gene encoding kelch-like protein 7 isoform X2 yields MMEATNHEVELGGAEPEIIESLVEFVYTARISVNSNNVQSLLNAANQYQIEPVKKMCVDFLKEQVDATNCLGISALAECLNCPELKVAADDFIHQHFTDVYKMDEFLQLDVKQVTYLLQQDTLTVRAEDQIYDAAVRWLKYDVLNRQQYIVDILGKVRFPLVSKNFLSKTVQAEPLIQDNPECLKMVICGMRYHLLSPEDREELGESSRPRRKKHDYRIALFGGSQPQSCRYFNPKDYSWTDIRCPFEKRRDATSVFWDNVVYILGGSQLFPIKRMDCYNVVKDSWYSKLGPPNPRDSLAACASKGKIYTSGGSEVGSSALNLFECYDTRTETWQTKPNMLMPRCSHGSVEANGLIYVCGGSLGNNVSGRVLNDCEVYDPSTEEWRVLCGMREARKNHGLVVVNSRIYAVGGQNTLGGLDSVEYYEIGSNEWKMASPMPWRGVTVKCAAVASVIYVLAGFQGVGRLGHIMEYYTETDKWVVSSKVRAFPVTSCLICLVDTCGTNEEDMNSTSLPSSSADGRL; encoded by the exons ATGATGGAGGCCACGAATCATGAGGTGGAGCTCGGTGGAGCTGAGCCGGAGATCATTGAGTCACTGGTGGAGTTTGTCTACACTGCGCG GATTTCAGTGAACAGTAATAATGTTCAGTCTCTACTGAACGCTGCTAACCAGTACCAGATCGAGCCGGTGAAGAAAATGTGTGTGGacttcttaaaggaacaggtcGATGCCACCAACTGCTTAG GCATCAGTGCCCTGGCCGAGTGTCTAAATTGTCCTGAGCTGAAGGTCGCTGCAGACGATTTCATCCACCAGCACTTCACAGACGTCTATAAGATGGATGAGTTTCTCCAGCTGGATGTTAAACAGGTGACATACCTGCTCCAGCAGGACACACTCACCGTCCGAGCGGAAGACCAG atatATGACGCGGCCGTGCGCTGGCTCAAGTATGATGTGTTGAATCGGCAGCAGTACATTGTGGACATTTTGGGAAAAGTTCGATTTCCTCTCGTATCCAAAAACTTCCTCAGTAAAACGGTCCAGGCTGAGCCGCTGATTCAGGACAATCCAGAGTGCTTGAAGATGGTCATCT GTGGGATGCGTTATCATCTGTTGTCTCCGGAGGACCGTGAGGAACTCGGTGAAAGCAGTCGACCTCGCCGCAAGAAACACGACTATCGCATCGCTCTGTTCGGTGGCTCGCAGCCTCAGTCCTGTCGATACTTTAACCCAAAG GACTACAGCTGGACGGACATTCGCTGTCCCTTCGAGAAACGACGAGACGCCACGTCTGTGTTTTGGGATAATGTTGTTTACATTCTGGGCGGCTCTCAGCTCTTCCCCATTAAACGCATGGACTGTTATAATGTTGTGAAGGACAGCTGGTACTCTAAACTCGGACCCCCCAATCCACGAGACAGTCTGGCCGCCTGCGCCTCGAAAGGAAAGATCTACACCTCAGGAGGATCTGAAGTGG GAAGCTCTGCTCTGAATCTCTTCGAGTGTTATGACACGCGCACAGAGACGTGGCAGACGAAGCCCAACATGTTGATGCCTCGCTGCAGTCACGGCTCGGTGGAAGCCAACGGTCTCATCTACGTCTGCGGTGGGAGTCTGGGCAACAACGTATCGGGTCGAGTGCTGAACGACTGTGAGGTGTATGACCCCAGCACAGAAGA GTGGAGGGTTCTGTGTGGGATGAGAGAGGCCCGGAAGAATCACGGTCTGGTGGTGGTGAACTCAAGAATATACGCCGTCGGTGGACAGAACACACTGG GTGGACTGGACTCAGTGGAATATTACGAGATCGGCAGTAATGAGTGGAAGATGGCGTCGCCGATGCCCTGGAGGGGTGTGACTGTGAAGTGCGCCGCCGTGGCCTCCGTCATCTACGTGCTGGCCGGGTTTCAGGGTGTGGGGCGATTGGGTCACATCATGGAATATTACACGGAGACAGACAAATGGGTCGTGTCCAGTAAAGTACGTGCCTTCCCCGTCACCAGCTGCCTGATCTGTCTGGTGGACACGTGTGGCACCAACGAGGAGGACATGAATTCCACATCTTTACCCTCCTCCTCTGCGGATGGGAGACTGTAG